A stretch of Elusimicrobiota bacterium DNA encodes these proteins:
- a CDS encoding transposase, whose amino-acid sequence MANIVQELEFTDKYLFEQYLFERWSQVKEDFWGDLKLEQERALKRLLETSMEIEVQDLIGCGKWGHNKVRPIFRNGFRYRSLLSTYEHLANIKVPRIRSGRMNFSCIAAYSRRAPDVDHTILEMFLNGVSTRKVSEVLEPLFGMRAISAAGVSRITKSLNNIVNKHHARSLSDDYIYLIADGVYFNVKNPILKKRRCVLVVYGIKSTGKRELIDFQLASHGESQQAWELFFNRLYITEALKANT is encoded by the coding sequence ATGGCTAACATTGTACAAGAATTAGAGTTTACTGACAAGTACCTGTTTGAACAGTACCTGTTTGAAAGATGGTCGCAAGTAAAAGAGGATTTTTGGGGAGATCTGAAACTTGAACAGGAACGAGCGCTAAAAAGGTTACTTGAAACCAGCATGGAAATAGAAGTTCAGGACTTGATAGGTTGTGGAAAATGGGGACACAATAAAGTTCGTCCCATATTCAGAAACGGATTCAGGTATCGCAGTTTACTGAGCACTTACGAACATTTAGCAAACATCAAAGTTCCCAGAATCAGATCCGGAAGGATGAATTTCAGTTGCATAGCTGCATATTCCCGCAGGGCGCCGGATGTTGACCATACTATCCTGGAAATGTTTTTAAACGGTGTTTCTACCAGAAAAGTATCCGAAGTCCTTGAGCCGTTATTTGGGATGCGCGCCATAAGCGCTGCCGGTGTATCAAGAATTACAAAGAGCTTAAATAATATCGTTAATAAACATCATGCAAGAAGTTTATCTGACGATTACATATATTTAATTGCGGACGGCGTTTATTTCAATGTCAAAAACCCAATCTTGAAAAAAAGACGTTGTGTGCTGGTTGTTTACGGCATTAAGTCCACAGGTAAAAGGGAGTTAATTGATTTCCAGCTGGCTTCGCACGGCGAATCACAACAAGCTTGGGAACTGTTTTTCAACAGGCTATATATCACAGAGGCCTTGAAGGCAAACACCTGA
- a CDS encoding DUF4258 domain-containing protein — protein sequence MKVFSWSNEKNKKLFTERNITFEEIVFCIEKGHLLDTIENPRRDKYKGQKIFVVEVDNYVYLVPFIETEKEIFLKTVIPNRKATKKYLKGGIENGQK from the coding sequence ATGAAAGTCTTCAGCTGGAGTAATGAGAAAAACAAAAAGCTGTTTACAGAAAGAAATATAACTTTTGAAGAAATCGTATTTTGTATAGAAAAAGGCCATTTACTTGATACTATAGAGAATCCAAGAAGGGATAAATATAAAGGTCAAAAAATATTTGTTGTAGAAGTAGATAATTATGTTTACCTGGTTCCTTTTATAGAGACTGAAAAAGAAATATTTTTAAAAACAGTAATTCCAAATAGAAAGGCGACAAAGAAATACTTAAAAGGGGGCATTGAAAATGGACAAAAATGA
- a CDS encoding antitoxin, translated as MDKNEKELVKSYEKDEWESIKEFNKHKNNYMRYAANTIRKDKRLNIRVSSRDLEGIQRLAIREGIPYQTLISSLIHKFVSNH; from the coding sequence ATGGACAAAAATGAAAAAGAATTAGTTAAATCATATGAAAAAGATGAATGGGAAAGCATTAAAGAATTTAATAAACATAAAAATAACTACATGCGCTATGCTGCCAATACTATAAGAAAAGATAAGCGTTTGAATATAAGGGTTTCATCTAGGGATTTGGAAGGTATTCAAAGACTAGCCATCAGGGAAGGTATCCCATACCAGACACTCATTTCAAGCTTAATTCACAAGTTTGTATCAAATCATTAA